A genomic region of Gemmata massiliana contains the following coding sequences:
- a CDS encoding DUF1559 domain-containing protein, translated as MRRPHVTLFPFAHSLSQPRAEARGRSAFTLIELLVVIAIIAILIGLLLPAVQKVRSAAARMKCQNNLKQIGLATHNYHDANQKLPYSSLDRQSASDAKTYVTGHILLMPYLEQDAVAKRWNPKLTRSSTDDSDGDGYSNAILQTMLIPTYTCPSMTPPSGTLGGTENRAYCSYIFNAGTMDCALFAYWEYYGLQSPPAYDGTVIPLIFPTISTPNLTNITDGTSNTFLAGETDFKPRGVPSTEMGGIWGYGYIGYSFGSTAWPFNRHNNTSTVYGAFRSEHTGGASFVFADGSVRFVPESIDNTTYQRLSTRAGGEVIPNF; from the coding sequence ATGCGCCGCCCACACGTAACCCTGTTTCCCTTCGCCCACTCGTTGTCTCAGCCGCGCGCTGAAGCACGCGGGCGGAGCGCGTTCACGCTCATCGAATTGCTAGTCGTGATCGCGATCATCGCGATCCTAATCGGGCTGCTACTGCCCGCGGTGCAAAAGGTGCGCAGCGCCGCCGCACGAATGAAGTGTCAGAACAACCTCAAGCAAATCGGCCTGGCCACCCATAACTATCACGACGCCAACCAGAAGCTCCCCTACTCTTCGCTCGACCGCCAATCGGCCTCGGACGCCAAAACCTACGTCACCGGGCACATTTTGCTCATGCCATACCTGGAGCAAGATGCGGTCGCTAAGCGCTGGAACCCCAAACTCACGCGCAGTAGCACCGACGATTCCGACGGCGACGGGTACAGCAACGCCATCCTCCAAACGATGCTGATTCCGACCTATACGTGCCCCTCGATGACGCCCCCCAGTGGCACCCTGGGGGGCACGGAAAACCGGGCATACTGCAGCTACATATTTAACGCCGGCACGATGGACTGCGCGCTGTTCGCGTACTGGGAGTACTACGGTTTGCAAAGCCCGCCCGCATACGACGGGACCGTGATTCCACTCATTTTCCCGACCATTTCCACTCCGAATCTGACGAACATCACCGACGGCACCTCGAACACGTTCCTGGCCGGCGAGACCGACTTCAAGCCGCGCGGGGTGCCGTCCACCGAGATGGGCGGGATCTGGGGCTACGGGTACATCGGGTACTCGTTTGGCAGCACGGCTTGGCCGTTCAACCGTCACAACAACACGAGCACCGTCTACGGTGCGTTCCGCAGCGAGCACACTGGCGGGGCCAGCTTCGTGTTCGCCGACGGGTCCGTGCGGTTCGTTCCCGAATCGATCGACAACACCACGTACCAGCGGCTCTCGACCCGGGCCGGGGGCGAGGTCATCCCGAATTTCTGA
- a CDS encoding secondary thiamine-phosphate synthase enzyme YjbQ, with amino-acid sequence MKSHTEYLTLNIPSKMAFVNITPQVEEAIRKSGVKEGLVLCNSMHITSSVFINDDERGLHRDFGVWLEELAPFNPDPNHYHHNRTGEDNADAHLKRQIMGREVVVAITKGKLDFGPWEQIFYGEFDGSRPKRVLVKIIGE; translated from the coding sequence ATGAAGTCTCACACCGAGTACCTGACGCTCAACATCCCCTCAAAGATGGCCTTCGTGAACATCACGCCGCAGGTCGAGGAGGCCATTCGCAAAAGCGGGGTGAAAGAGGGGCTGGTGCTCTGCAACTCGATGCACATCACGTCCAGCGTGTTCATCAACGACGACGAGCGCGGGCTGCACCGCGACTTCGGCGTGTGGTTGGAAGAACTGGCGCCCTTCAACCCGGACCCGAACCACTACCACCACAACCGCACCGGCGAGGATAATGCGGACGCCCACCTGAAGCGGCAGATCATGGGTCGGGAGGTGGTGGTCGCGATCACGAAGGGCAAACTCGACTTCGGGCCGTGGGAGCAAATCTTCTACGGCGAGTTCGACGGCAGCCGCCCGAAGCGCGTGCTCGTGAAGATCATCGGGGAGTAG
- a CDS encoding S41 family peptidase: MLRYALFSLIALAVGVGPVNAAPEEARLLRFPAIHGDQIVFTYAGDLYTVSASGGTARRLTSHPGFEMFPRFSPDGTQVAFTGQYDGNTEVFVVPAAGGEPKRLTYTATLGRDEVSDRMGPNNIVMGWTPDGKNVLFRSRMRSFNDFIGQLYTVPAEGGLAEELPLPRGGFASYSADGKKLVYNRIFREFRTWKRYRGGMADDVWLYDFETKKTEQLTDDPAQDIIPMFVGDKVYFISDRGKDMRYNLYSIDPATKKLERHTEFTEFDIKFPSASKDAVVFENGGYIYRFDVKSGKAAKVPVQIQEDRLGTRGALTDVSKSVTAFEISNDGKRAMFAARGDIFTVPAGEGVTRNLTHSPSAHERNPIWSPDGKSVAFVSDATGEDEIHVGPADGSAPAKPVTSGADTYKYELLWSPDSKKILWSDKKLRLQFVEVETKKVTLVDQSKAWEIREFVWAPDSKWIAFGRQEVDTLNKVHLYSLESGKATPVTDGWYAAGAPAFSADGKYLFFVSARDFNPVYSQTEWNHSYRDMSRIYFVTLAKATPNPLRPKLDDDAEPKKKDEKDKKDDKKDGAVEVKVDLDGLAGRIVAIPGPAGNYSNLKAAGTSLYYQRSSTRDPFSFLVFDLATKKESNLGTVGGYEISADGKKMLVQKDGKYGIIDLPKGPVAIGETLNLSGLEVTLDRRAEWKQMFHECWRQMRDFFYDPGLHGVDWAAVRKKYEPLVEHVGHRADLTYIIGEMISELNAGHAYIGGGELPEVRKVQQGLLGAEFKRDVDTGFFQITRVLPGENWVSKRRSPLTEVGVNVSAKEWIVAINGRPTSEVKNINELLVNTAGKPVVLSVNTKSAADGARRVVVTPTADEADLYYYAWVQGNIKKVSDATDGKVGYIHVPDMQQTGLNEFVKHFYPQLKKQALIVDVRGNGGGNVSPMLIERLRREPAMIGIARNAEPTIDPNGTFVGPMTCLLNEFSASDGDIFSYRFRHYKLGPLIGKRSWGGVVGIRGALPLLDGGSLSKPEFSRYDLAGKEWIMENVGVSPDIVVDNDPAKEFAGDDQQLNKGIEVLLAELKKNPPKTTAPPPYPKR, from the coding sequence ATGCTTCGCTACGCGCTCTTCTCGCTGATCGCACTTGCGGTCGGCGTTGGCCCTGTAAATGCCGCGCCCGAAGAGGCCCGGCTGCTCCGGTTCCCCGCCATTCACGGCGATCAGATCGTCTTCACCTACGCGGGCGACCTCTACACAGTGTCCGCCAGCGGCGGAACGGCCCGGCGCCTCACGTCACACCCCGGGTTCGAGATGTTCCCGCGGTTCTCGCCCGACGGCACGCAGGTCGCGTTCACCGGGCAGTACGACGGCAACACGGAAGTGTTCGTCGTCCCCGCGGCGGGCGGCGAACCGAAACGTCTCACCTATACCGCGACGCTCGGGCGCGACGAAGTGTCCGACCGCATGGGGCCGAACAACATCGTGATGGGCTGGACCCCGGACGGGAAGAACGTCCTGTTCCGCTCGCGGATGCGGTCGTTTAACGACTTCATCGGTCAGCTCTACACCGTGCCTGCGGAGGGCGGACTGGCCGAAGAACTGCCGCTCCCGCGCGGCGGGTTCGCGAGCTACTCGGCCGACGGGAAGAAGCTCGTTTACAACCGCATCTTCCGCGAGTTCCGCACCTGGAAGCGCTACCGCGGCGGCATGGCCGACGACGTGTGGCTGTACGACTTCGAGACGAAGAAGACCGAGCAGCTCACGGACGACCCGGCGCAGGACATCATCCCGATGTTCGTCGGCGACAAGGTCTACTTCATTTCCGATCGCGGCAAGGACATGCGGTACAACCTGTACTCCATCGACCCGGCCACGAAGAAGCTCGAACGGCACACCGAATTCACGGAGTTCGACATCAAGTTCCCGTCTGCGAGCAAGGACGCGGTCGTCTTCGAGAACGGCGGGTACATCTACCGCTTTGATGTGAAGAGTGGGAAGGCCGCGAAAGTACCCGTGCAGATCCAGGAGGACCGGCTCGGCACACGGGGCGCGCTGACCGACGTGAGCAAGAGCGTGACCGCGTTCGAGATCTCGAACGATGGCAAACGCGCCATGTTTGCCGCACGCGGCGACATCTTCACCGTGCCGGCGGGGGAGGGCGTGACGCGCAACCTCACGCACTCGCCCAGCGCTCACGAGCGCAACCCGATCTGGTCGCCCGACGGCAAGAGCGTGGCTTTCGTTTCCGACGCGACCGGTGAGGACGAGATCCACGTCGGCCCGGCGGACGGCAGCGCGCCCGCGAAGCCCGTCACGAGCGGCGCGGACACCTACAAGTACGAGCTGCTCTGGTCGCCCGACTCGAAAAAGATCCTGTGGAGCGACAAGAAGCTCCGGCTCCAGTTCGTGGAGGTGGAGACGAAGAAGGTGACGCTCGTGGACCAGTCGAAGGCGTGGGAGATCCGCGAGTTCGTTTGGGCGCCGGACTCGAAGTGGATCGCGTTCGGGCGCCAGGAGGTCGACACACTCAACAAGGTTCACCTGTACTCGCTCGAATCGGGCAAAGCGACGCCGGTCACCGACGGCTGGTACGCTGCTGGCGCGCCCGCGTTCAGTGCGGACGGCAAGTACCTGTTCTTCGTCTCCGCACGCGACTTCAACCCGGTTTACAGCCAGACCGAATGGAACCACTCGTACCGCGATATGTCGCGCATCTACTTCGTGACGCTCGCGAAGGCGACGCCGAACCCGCTGCGCCCGAAGCTCGACGACGATGCCGAGCCGAAGAAGAAGGACGAGAAGGACAAAAAGGACGACAAGAAGGACGGGGCGGTGGAGGTGAAAGTCGATCTCGACGGCCTCGCGGGGCGCATCGTAGCGATCCCCGGCCCCGCAGGGAACTACTCCAACCTGAAGGCCGCGGGCACGTCGCTGTACTATCAGCGCAGCTCGACCCGCGACCCGTTCTCGTTCCTCGTGTTCGACCTCGCGACGAAGAAGGAAAGCAACCTCGGAACCGTGGGCGGGTACGAGATCTCGGCCGACGGCAAGAAGATGCTCGTTCAGAAGGACGGCAAGTACGGCATCATCGACTTGCCGAAGGGACCGGTCGCGATCGGTGAAACCCTGAACCTTTCCGGGCTGGAAGTGACGCTCGATCGCCGGGCGGAGTGGAAGCAGATGTTCCACGAGTGCTGGCGGCAGATGCGCGACTTCTTCTACGACCCGGGGCTGCACGGCGTCGATTGGGCCGCGGTGCGGAAGAAGTACGAACCGCTGGTCGAACACGTCGGTCACCGCGCGGACCTCACGTACATCATCGGCGAGATGATTAGCGAGTTGAACGCCGGGCACGCCTACATCGGCGGTGGCGAGCTTCCCGAGGTGCGGAAGGTTCAGCAGGGCTTGCTCGGCGCGGAGTTCAAGCGTGATGTGGACACCGGGTTCTTCCAGATCACGCGCGTTCTGCCGGGCGAGAACTGGGTCTCCAAGCGCCGGTCGCCGCTCACGGAGGTGGGCGTGAACGTGAGCGCGAAAGAGTGGATCGTCGCCATCAACGGCCGGCCCACGAGCGAGGTGAAGAACATCAACGAGCTGCTCGTGAACACCGCGGGCAAGCCGGTGGTGCTCTCGGTGAACACGAAGTCGGCGGCGGACGGCGCGCGGCGCGTGGTCGTGACCCCCACGGCCGACGAAGCCGACCTGTACTACTACGCCTGGGTGCAGGGGAACATCAAGAAGGTGTCCGACGCGACCGACGGCAAGGTGGGGTACATTCACGTGCCCGACATGCAGCAGACCGGCCTCAACGAGTTCGTCAAGCACTTCTACCCGCAGCTCAAGAAGCAGGCGCTCATCGTCGACGTGCGCGGGAACGGCGGCGGTAACGTGTCGCCGATGCTGATCGAGCGCTTGCGGCGCGAACCCGCGATGATCGGCATCGCCCGCAACGCGGAGCCGACCATCGACCCGAACGGCACGTTCGTCGGGCCGATGACGTGCCTCCTGAACGAGTTCTCCGCGTCGGACGGCGACATCTTCTCGTACCGGTTCCGGCACTACAAACTCGGGCCGCTTATCGGTAAGCGGAGTTGGGGCGGGGTGGTCGGCATTCGCGGGGCGCTGCCGCTCCTCGACGGCGGGTCGCTGAGCAAGCCCGAGTTCTCGCGCTACGACCTGGCCGGCAAAGAGTGGATCATGGAGAACGTCGGCGTGTCGCCCGACATCGTGGTGGACAACGACCCGGCGAAGGAATTCGCGGGCGACGACCAGCAGTTGAACAAGGGCATCGAAGTGCTGCTCGCGGAACTGAAGAAGAACCCGCCGAAGACGACGGCTCCGCCGCCGTACCCGAAGCGGTAG
- a CDS encoding DUF1501 domain-containing protein: protein MLRVLGSNKVFCDGLTRRDLLHVGALAPLGLTLTNWSRATAAREQAAPTASGFGSAKRCILLYLWGSPSQIDTFDPKPDAPKEVRGALGSIQSVIPGVRVGEVLPRIARMLDRVTILRSLTHPTPIHGTAFAFSAVPTTDLQLEGNVRDSRHWPFIGSVVDYLGSRADAKAPAVPRNYWLPFTFGSKRGPSRPGPFGGFLGPTYDTIWSEFRAKGTKEILRDSGDPNTPKLKISDPYAGILPTDRFETVAPDETLTLDRLNSRASLLDQLDSARRTFDAKTTDTPFDRHRALARAVLTSGKLRDALDVQSESPKLRERYGMTLFGQSCLAARRLLEAGGKFVTVCWDEYGLVNTGWDTHVYQESRLKDELGPGLDGAFSALLEDLEARGMLADTAIVVMSEHGRTPRVQNVAGAGRDHWSRAYSAMFAGAGFAKGRVVGRTDRIAGDVAETPFSPKDVVATLFHLLGIDPQAEIHDRLGRPYPIGGNGRVRSELLA, encoded by the coding sequence ATGCTCCGCGTTCTCGGGTCAAACAAAGTCTTTTGTGACGGGCTGACGCGCCGCGACCTGCTCCACGTCGGGGCGCTGGCCCCACTCGGGCTGACGCTCACCAACTGGTCGCGTGCAACGGCGGCCCGCGAACAAGCCGCTCCTACCGCCAGCGGATTTGGCTCCGCGAAACGGTGTATCCTTCTGTACCTGTGGGGTTCACCGAGCCAGATCGACACATTTGACCCGAAGCCCGATGCGCCAAAAGAGGTTCGCGGCGCGCTGGGATCGATTCAGAGCGTGATTCCGGGCGTGCGAGTGGGCGAAGTGCTCCCGCGAATCGCCCGGATGCTCGATCGCGTGACGATTCTGCGTTCGTTGACGCACCCCACGCCCATTCACGGTACCGCGTTCGCGTTCTCGGCGGTCCCGACGACCGACCTTCAACTCGAAGGCAACGTGCGCGATTCGCGGCACTGGCCGTTCATCGGGTCTGTGGTCGATTATCTCGGCTCGCGTGCGGATGCGAAGGCCCCCGCGGTGCCTCGCAATTACTGGCTCCCGTTTACTTTCGGGTCGAAACGCGGCCCGTCGCGTCCCGGGCCGTTCGGCGGGTTCCTCGGGCCGACCTACGACACCATCTGGTCCGAGTTCCGCGCGAAGGGCACGAAGGAGATCCTCCGCGATTCGGGCGATCCGAACACCCCGAAGCTGAAGATCTCGGACCCCTACGCCGGCATTCTGCCCACCGACCGGTTCGAGACTGTCGCACCCGACGAAACGCTGACGCTCGACCGGCTCAACAGTCGCGCATCACTCCTCGATCAGCTCGATTCCGCGCGCCGCACGTTCGACGCGAAGACCACCGACACGCCGTTCGATCGCCACCGGGCACTGGCTCGCGCGGTGCTCACGTCCGGCAAGCTACGCGACGCCCTCGACGTGCAGAGCGAATCCCCGAAGTTGCGTGAGCGCTACGGGATGACGCTGTTCGGCCAGTCGTGCCTCGCGGCCCGACGGCTGCTCGAAGCCGGCGGAAAGTTCGTAACTGTGTGCTGGGACGAATACGGGCTGGTGAACACCGGCTGGGACACGCACGTGTATCAGGAGTCCCGACTGAAGGACGAACTCGGGCCGGGGCTGGACGGTGCGTTTTCGGCGCTGTTGGAAGACCTCGAAGCGCGGGGGATGCTGGCGGACACGGCCATCGTGGTCATGAGCGAGCACGGACGCACCCCGCGGGTGCAGAACGTGGCAGGTGCCGGGCGCGACCACTGGTCGCGTGCGTACTCGGCGATGTTCGCCGGGGCCGGGTTCGCGAAGGGGCGCGTGGTCGGGCGCACGGACCGCATTGCGGGCGACGTGGCCGAAACGCCGTTCTCGCCGAAAGATGTGGTCGCGACGCTGTTCCACCTACTCGGCATCGACCCTCAAGCCGAGATCCACGATCGGCTCGGGCGCCCGTATCCGATCGGTGGAAATGGTCGCGTGCGTTCCGAACTACTTGCATAG
- a CDS encoding ribonucleoside-diphosphate reductase subunit alpha has product MKVRKRNGALEDVNVNKIVRAVQRCAGGLPTVDPMRVAVKTIGGLYDGATTAELDRLSIQTAAGLIAEEPEYSRLAARLLSTYIDKEVTNQDVHSFSQSIAAGYRHGLVAEGAFAFVSANARKLNAAAGEQQPDLFEYFGLRTVYDRYLLRHPETRHVIETPAFFFLRVACGLADSAADAIELFRLMAAHRYLPSTPTLFNSGTARPQMSSCYLLDSPTDDLEAIYDRYTDVAKLSKFAGGIGLAYHRIRSRGSLIRGTNGHSNGIVPWLKTLDSSVAAVNQGGKRKGACCVYLESWHADVEEFLELRDNTGDAARRTYNLNLANWVPDLFMRRVESGEEWSLFDPKVVPHLTDLFSEAFDVAYVEAEKRGLAAKRVPARDLYARMMKTLAETGNGWMTFKDACNRTCNQTAADGTVVHSSNLCTEIVEVTSAGETAVCNLGSVNLARHVTADGFDFDALAETVRTAVRFLDRVIDVNFYPTSAAATSNARWRPVGLGVMGLQDVFFKLKLPFDAPAARDLSRRIQEEIYYHALATSCDLAEARGAHPSFAETRAAIGTLQFDMWGVTPTEPARWDALRARIRAHGLRNSLLVAIAPTATIASIVGAYECIEPQVSNLFKRETLSGEFLQVNRYLVNDLKSLGLWNDAVRAKIKLADGSVQGLDELPGHLRAVYRTAWEVPMRALIDMAADRGPYIDQSQSLNLFLESPTIGKMSSMYMHAWKRGLKTTYYLRSRPATSIAKTTVTKAAPADTTAVTCSLENPGSCEACQ; this is encoded by the coding sequence ATGAAGGTTCGCAAGCGCAACGGCGCGCTCGAAGATGTTAACGTGAACAAGATCGTCCGCGCCGTTCAGCGGTGCGCGGGCGGGCTGCCGACCGTCGATCCGATGCGCGTGGCCGTGAAGACGATCGGTGGTCTTTACGACGGCGCGACCACCGCGGAACTCGACCGACTCTCGATCCAGACCGCTGCCGGTCTCATTGCGGAGGAGCCGGAGTATTCGCGGCTCGCGGCCCGGTTGCTCTCGACGTACATCGACAAAGAAGTCACGAACCAGGACGTTCATTCGTTCTCGCAGTCGATCGCGGCCGGCTACCGACACGGGCTAGTGGCCGAGGGTGCGTTCGCGTTCGTATCGGCCAACGCGCGCAAGCTCAACGCCGCAGCGGGCGAACAGCAACCGGACCTCTTTGAATACTTCGGGCTGCGAACGGTCTACGACCGCTACCTGCTCCGGCACCCCGAAACGCGGCACGTCATCGAGACGCCCGCGTTCTTCTTTCTGCGCGTTGCGTGCGGTTTGGCTGATTCCGCAGCGGACGCGATCGAACTGTTCCGGCTCATGGCTGCGCACCGTTACCTTCCGAGTACGCCGACCCTGTTCAACTCCGGCACGGCGCGACCGCAAATGTCGTCGTGCTATTTGCTCGACTCACCCACCGACGACCTCGAAGCGATTTACGACCGCTACACCGATGTCGCGAAGCTCTCGAAGTTTGCAGGTGGGATCGGGCTGGCGTATCACCGGATTCGCTCGCGCGGGTCGCTGATTCGGGGCACCAATGGGCACAGCAACGGCATCGTTCCGTGGCTCAAGACGCTCGATTCGTCCGTGGCCGCGGTCAACCAGGGTGGCAAGCGCAAGGGCGCGTGTTGCGTGTATCTGGAGTCGTGGCATGCGGACGTTGAAGAGTTTCTGGAGCTACGCGACAACACCGGCGACGCAGCCCGGCGCACGTACAACCTGAACCTCGCGAACTGGGTGCCGGACCTCTTCATGCGGCGCGTGGAATCGGGCGAGGAATGGTCGCTGTTCGACCCGAAGGTAGTACCGCACCTGACCGACCTGTTCAGTGAAGCATTCGACGTAGCTTACGTGGAAGCCGAGAAACGCGGCCTCGCGGCGAAGCGCGTACCGGCTCGTGACTTGTACGCTCGGATGATGAAGACGCTGGCCGAAACCGGCAACGGGTGGATGACCTTCAAGGACGCCTGTAATCGCACCTGCAACCAGACCGCCGCGGACGGGACCGTCGTTCACAGCTCGAACCTTTGCACCGAGATCGTCGAGGTCACGTCGGCCGGTGAAACCGCGGTCTGCAATCTCGGCTCCGTGAACCTGGCCCGACACGTTACGGCCGACGGCTTCGACTTCGATGCCCTTGCCGAGACGGTGCGGACCGCGGTGCGGTTCCTTGATCGTGTTATTGATGTGAACTTCTACCCGACCTCGGCCGCGGCTACGTCCAACGCCCGCTGGCGCCCGGTTGGATTGGGGGTGATGGGGCTTCAGGACGTGTTCTTCAAACTGAAGCTCCCGTTCGATGCGCCCGCGGCCCGCGATCTCTCACGTCGCATTCAGGAAGAGATCTACTACCACGCACTGGCGACCTCCTGCGACCTCGCGGAAGCACGCGGCGCACACCCGTCGTTCGCCGAAACGCGGGCCGCGATCGGCACGCTCCAGTTCGATATGTGGGGCGTCACGCCGACCGAGCCTGCGCGGTGGGACGCGCTCCGTGCTCGTATTCGCGCACACGGGTTGCGGAACTCGCTCCTGGTGGCCATCGCACCCACTGCCACAATTGCTTCGATCGTCGGTGCTTACGAGTGCATCGAACCGCAGGTGTCGAACCTCTTCAAGCGCGAAACGCTCTCCGGCGAGTTCCTCCAGGTGAACCGCTACCTCGTGAATGACCTCAAGTCACTCGGGCTGTGGAACGACGCGGTGCGGGCGAAGATCAAACTCGCCGACGGCTCGGTGCAGGGCCTCGACGAACTCCCTGGACACCTTCGCGCGGTGTATCGCACGGCGTGGGAAGTGCCGATGCGGGCACTCATCGACATGGCCGCCGACCGCGGGCCGTACATCGATCAGAGCCAGTCACTCAATCTGTTCCTGGAAAGCCCGACGATCGGCAAGATGTCGTCGATGTACATGCACGCCTGGAAGCGCGGGCTGAAAACCACCTACTACCTCCGCTCCCGGCCAGCAACCAGTATCGCCAAAACGACCGTAACGAAGGCCGCGCCCGCAGACACAACCGCCGTGACGTGCTCGCTCGAAAACCCCGGCTCCTGCGAAGCCTGCCAGTAA
- a CDS encoding ribonucleotide-diphosphate reductase subunit beta — protein MLLDPGMSLTLRPMRYPDYFEMYKDAIKNTWTVDEVDFSTDLTDLRSRVTPAERHLIHRLVAFFATGDSIVGNNLVLNLYKHVNAPEARMYLSRQLYEEALHVQFYLTLLDNYLPEMAEREAAFAAVDNIPSIKLKADFCFKWIDSIEGLDKLETRAHRRAFLLNLICFAACIEGLFFFAAFAYVYFLRSKGLLHGLATGTNWVFRDESAHMAFAFRVIDTVRREEPDLFDAELDAQIVAMLREAVECETTFARDVLGMGVAGLSLADLRSYLEYVADRRLEALGVASVFGAKNPFDFMDLQDVQELTNFFERRVSAYQLGVTGAVAFGEDF, from the coding sequence ATGCTCCTCGATCCCGGCATGAGCCTGACCCTGCGGCCGATGCGTTACCCGGACTACTTCGAGATGTACAAGGACGCGATCAAGAACACCTGGACGGTGGACGAGGTGGACTTCTCCACCGATCTCACCGACCTGCGGTCGCGCGTCACCCCGGCCGAGCGCCACCTGATTCACCGGCTGGTCGCGTTCTTCGCCACCGGCGATTCGATCGTCGGCAACAACCTCGTGTTGAACCTCTACAAGCACGTGAACGCGCCGGAGGCGCGCATGTACTTGTCGCGGCAACTCTACGAAGAGGCGCTGCACGTCCAGTTCTATCTCACGCTGCTCGACAACTACCTGCCGGAGATGGCCGAACGGGAAGCCGCGTTCGCCGCCGTGGACAACATCCCGTCGATAAAACTGAAGGCCGATTTCTGCTTCAAGTGGATCGATTCGATCGAGGGGTTGGACAAGCTCGAAACGCGGGCACACCGCCGGGCGTTCCTGCTGAACCTGATCTGCTTCGCCGCGTGCATCGAGGGCTTGTTCTTCTTCGCGGCGTTCGCTTACGTTTACTTCTTGCGCTCGAAGGGGTTGCTGCACGGCTTGGCGACGGGCACGAACTGGGTGTTTCGCGACGAGAGCGCGCACATGGCGTTTGCGTTCCGGGTGATCGACACTGTGCGTCGCGAAGAGCCGGACCTGTTCGACGCGGAACTGGACGCGCAAATCGTCGCGATGCTGCGAGAGGCTGTCGAGTGCGAAACCACGTTCGCCCGCGACGTGCTGGGGATGGGCGTTGCCGGGCTGTCGCTCGCCGACCTGCGGAGCTACCTGGAGTATGTCGCCGACCGGCGTCTGGAAGCTCTCGGTGTCGCCTCCGTATTCGGCGCGAAAAACCCGTTCGACTTCATGGACCTGCAAGACGTTCAGGAGTTGACCAACTTCTTCGAGCGCCGCGTATCGGCGTACCAACTCGGTGTTACCGGGGCGGTGGCGTTCGGCGAAGATTTCTGA
- a CDS encoding zeta toxin family protein, with protein MRRVGSLSVDRSRTAKESPVTTPSVSRPQVAVLAGINGAGKTTASQHILRDAMRIPSFTNADTIARGLNAFDVESVAAKAGRVMLDHLHGLAAARQSFAFETTLSGRAYARWLGELARDGYAIHLLYYWLRSPDLAIRRVTDRVRAGGHHVPDDTVRRRYARSVRNFLELYRPIVTTWQVYDNSNGQRQLIAFNNSFFDTVLDPDLWDVFNRSADDGGTNSPTDG; from the coding sequence GTGAGGCGCGTCGGTTCACTCAGTGTCGACCGCTCTCGCACAGCAAAGGAGTCGCCCGTGACTACGCCCTCCGTTTCGCGCCCACAAGTTGCGGTTCTCGCGGGCATCAACGGTGCCGGGAAAACGACGGCGTCCCAGCACATTTTGCGCGACGCCATGCGAATCCCTTCGTTCACGAACGCGGACACGATTGCCCGCGGGCTGAACGCTTTCGACGTGGAATCAGTCGCGGCGAAGGCCGGGCGGGTGATGCTCGACCACCTTCACGGACTCGCCGCCGCGCGCCAAAGTTTCGCGTTCGAGACGACGCTATCGGGCCGAGCCTACGCGCGGTGGCTCGGCGAACTGGCCCGCGATGGATACGCGATCCACCTGCTTTACTACTGGTTGCGAAGCCCCGATTTGGCAATTCGGAGAGTGACCGATCGAGTTCGAGCTGGTGGTCACCACGTACCCGACGACACGGTTCGCAGACGATACGCGCGCAGTGTGCGTAATTTTCTCGAACTATATCGACCAATCGTGACGACGTGGCAGGTGTATGATAATAGCAACGGTCAGCGGCAGCTCATCGCTTTCAACAACAGCTTCTTCGATACGGTTCTCGACCCGGATTTGTGGGACGTGTTCAACAGGAGTGCGGACGATGGCGGAACAAACAGCCCTACCGACGGCTGA